The following proteins are encoded in a genomic region of Synechococcus sp. ROS8604:
- the psbA gene encoding photosystem II q(b) protein: MTTTIQQRSGANGWQQFCEWVTSTNNRLYVGWFGVLMIPTLLAATTCFIVAFIAAPPVDIDGIREPVAGSLMYGNNIISGAVVPSSNAIGLHFYPIWEAASLDEWLYNGGPFQLVVFHFLIGIYAYMGREWELSYRLGMRPWICVAYSAPVAAASAVFLVYPFGQGSFSDAMPLGISGTFNYMLVFQAEHNILMHPFHMLGVAGVFGGSLFSAMHGSLVTSSLVRETTETESQNYGYKFGQEEETYNIVAAHGYFGRLIFQYASFNNSRSLHFFLAAWPVVGIWFTALGVSTMAFNLNGFNFNQSILDGQGRVLNTWADVLNRAGLGMEVMHERNAHNFPLDLAAAESTPVALQAPAIG; encoded by the coding sequence ATGACTACCACCATCCAGCAGCGCTCCGGCGCTAACGGCTGGCAGCAGTTCTGTGAGTGGGTCACCTCCACCAACAATCGTCTTTATGTCGGTTGGTTCGGTGTTCTGATGATCCCCACCCTGCTTGCCGCTACCACTTGCTTCATCGTCGCTTTCATCGCCGCACCTCCGGTTGATATCGACGGCATCCGCGAGCCTGTTGCAGGTTCTCTGATGTATGGCAACAACATCATCTCTGGTGCTGTTGTTCCTTCCAGCAACGCCATCGGCTTGCACTTCTACCCCATCTGGGAAGCTGCTTCACTCGACGAGTGGCTCTACAACGGCGGTCCTTTCCAACTGGTTGTGTTCCACTTCCTGATCGGCATCTACGCCTACATGGGACGTGAGTGGGAACTTTCCTACCGCTTGGGCATGCGCCCTTGGATCTGTGTTGCCTACAGCGCACCTGTTGCTGCTGCATCTGCAGTCTTCCTGGTCTATCCCTTCGGTCAGGGTTCGTTCTCTGACGCCATGCCCCTGGGCATCTCTGGAACCTTCAACTACATGTTGGTCTTCCAGGCTGAGCACAACATCCTGATGCACCCCTTCCACATGCTTGGTGTGGCTGGTGTTTTCGGTGGTTCACTGTTCTCCGCCATGCACGGCTCACTGGTGACCTCTTCCTTGGTTCGTGAAACAACCGAGACCGAGTCCCAGAACTACGGCTACAAGTTCGGCCAAGAAGAAGAGACCTACAACATCGTTGCAGCTCACGGCTATTTCGGTCGCTTGATCTTCCAATACGCCTCCTTCAACAACAGCCGTAGCCTTCACTTCTTCCTTGCTGCCTGGCCTGTTGTCGGCATCTGGTTCACCGCCCTTGGCGTGTCAACCATGGCCTTCAACCTGAACGGCTTCAACTTCAACCAGTCCATCCTTGATGGTCAGGGCCGCGTCCTGAACACCTGGGCCGATGTTCTTAACAGAGCTGGACTTGGTATGGAAGTGATGCACGAGCGCAACGCTCATAACTTCCCCCTCGACCTGGCAGCTGCTGAGTCCACACCTGTGGCTCTCCAAGCACCTGCAATCGGTTGA
- the psbA gene encoding photosystem II q(b) protein → MATAVRSGRLSSWQNFCQWVTDTNNRIYVGWFGVLMIPCLLAATTCFIVAFIAAPPVDIDGIREPVAGSLMYGNNIISGAVVPSSNAIGLHFYPIWDAASLDEWLYNGGTYQLVVFHFLIGISAYMGRQWELSYRLGMRPWICVAYSAPLSAAMAVFLVYPFGQGSFSDGMPLGISGTFNFMLVFQAEHNILMHPFHMLGVAGVFGGSLFSAMHGSLVTSSLVRETTETESQNYGYKFGQEEETYNIVAAHGYFGRLIFQYASFNNSRSLHFFLGAWPVVGIWFTSMGVSTMAFNLNGFNFNQSILDSQGRVLNTWADMVNRAGLGMEVMHERNAHNFPLDLAAAESTPVALQAPAIG, encoded by the coding sequence ATGGCAACTGCCGTTCGCAGCGGTCGCTTAAGCAGCTGGCAAAACTTTTGTCAGTGGGTCACAGACACCAACAACCGCATTTATGTCGGTTGGTTTGGTGTGCTGATGATCCCTTGTTTGCTTGCCGCTACCACTTGCTTCATCGTCGCTTTCATCGCCGCCCCTCCGGTTGATATCGACGGCATCCGCGAGCCTGTTGCAGGTTCTCTGATGTATGGCAACAACATCATTTCTGGTGCTGTTGTTCCTTCCAGCAACGCCATTGGCTTGCACTTCTATCCCATCTGGGATGCTGCCTCACTCGACGAGTGGCTCTACAACGGCGGCACCTACCAGCTGGTTGTTTTCCACTTCCTGATTGGCATCTCCGCCTATATGGGACGTCAGTGGGAACTTTCCTACCGCTTGGGCATGCGCCCTTGGATCTGTGTTGCCTACAGCGCTCCGCTGTCTGCAGCCATGGCAGTTTTCCTGGTCTACCCCTTCGGTCAGGGTTCGTTCTCTGATGGCATGCCCCTTGGCATCTCTGGAACCTTCAACTTCATGTTGGTCTTCCAGGCTGAGCACAACATCCTGATGCACCCCTTCCACATGCTTGGTGTGGCTGGTGTCTTCGGTGGTTCACTGTTCTCCGCCATGCACGGCTCACTGGTGACCTCTTCCTTGGTTCGTGAAACAACCGAGACCGAGTCCCAGAACTACGGCTACAAGTTCGGCCAAGAAGAAGAGACCTACAACATCGTTGCAGCTCACGGCTATTTCGGTCGCTTGATCTTCCAATACGCCTCCTTCAACAACAGCCGTAGCCTTCACTTCTTCTTGGGTGCTTGGCCTGTTGTCGGTATTTGGTTCACGTCCATGGGTGTTTCAACCATGGCCTTCAACCTGAACGGCTTCAACTTCAACCAGTCCATCCTTGATAGTCAGGGCCGCGTCCTGAACACCTGGGCCGACATGGTGAACCGTGCCGGTCTCGGCATGGAAGTGATGCACGAGCGCAACGCTCATAACTTCCCCCTCGACCTGGCAGCTGCTGAGTCCACACCTGTGGCTCTCCAAGCACCTGCAATCGGTTGA
- a CDS encoding metallophosphoesterase translates to MQASRRLFLKLLATTAVSRWLLDGVQAAAHKKSSETVVSSERGDLRLALISDLNGPYGSTHYSATVGQGLDLLSQLKPDLVLCAGDMVAGQKISLTDSQLEAMWSSYQSTILNPLLQKGVGVIPTMGNHDASSQRSGSRYVFARERIQAASFWERQKNLLGLQFIDAKDYPFQFSVRRPGLFVVVMDASSASVDRGQQRWLEQALVSESRSPDDCCLVMGHLPLTAVSVGRDRAGECIEDAMHLTDLMQRQRVDLYLSGHHHAWYPGELKGQRVLSLGAMGNGPRRLLGAQHKSDPSLTLLDLFQATKTVRETTFSLKTAEPISPDSLPMQLRSKAFPSLDRRSTHWSYGS, encoded by the coding sequence ATGCAAGCAAGTCGGCGCTTATTTCTGAAGCTGCTAGCCACCACGGCCGTGAGTCGATGGTTGCTTGATGGCGTTCAGGCAGCAGCTCACAAAAAAAGTTCCGAAACAGTGGTCAGCTCGGAGCGAGGGGATCTTCGCCTTGCCTTGATCAGTGATCTCAATGGTCCTTATGGGTCGACCCACTACAGCGCCACCGTTGGACAAGGACTTGATCTGCTGTCTCAACTGAAACCAGATCTGGTGCTTTGCGCCGGCGACATGGTCGCCGGCCAGAAGATCAGCCTGACGGATTCCCAGCTTGAGGCGATGTGGAGCAGCTACCAATCCACGATTCTCAATCCGCTCCTTCAGAAGGGGGTTGGAGTGATCCCAACGATGGGCAATCACGATGCATCCAGCCAAAGATCAGGCTCTCGCTACGTTTTTGCAAGAGAGCGCATCCAGGCAGCGAGCTTTTGGGAACGTCAAAAAAACCTGCTTGGGCTGCAGTTCATCGACGCCAAGGATTACCCCTTCCAGTTCAGCGTTAGGCGGCCTGGCTTGTTCGTAGTCGTGATGGATGCCTCTTCCGCCAGCGTGGATCGAGGGCAACAGCGCTGGCTTGAACAAGCCCTGGTCTCAGAGTCCAGATCTCCAGACGATTGCTGTTTGGTGATGGGACATCTCCCACTGACCGCCGTCAGTGTTGGTCGAGATCGTGCCGGTGAGTGCATCGAAGACGCCATGCATCTCACCGATTTGATGCAACGTCAACGGGTGGACCTTTATCTCTCAGGGCATCACCATGCCTGGTATCCAGGCGAACTCAAAGGACAACGTGTCCTCAGTTTGGGTGCCATGGGAAATGGACCTCGTCGGTTGCTTGGTGCACAACACAAATCCGATCCGAGCCTCACACTCCTGGATCTCTTTCAAGCCACGAAAACCGTTCGCGAAACCACATTCAGCTTGAAAACAGCGGAGCCGATCAGCCCTGACTCCCTACCAATGCAGTTGAGATCAAAAGCATTCCCAAGCTTGGATCGACGAAGCACGCACTGGTCCTACGGCTCATAA
- the thrS gene encoding threonine--tRNA ligase, whose product MAGPEQETVSSVAATTPAPTAPVVLPKTSDSENLLKIRHSMSHVMAMAVQKLFPQAQATIGPWTETGFYYDFDNPEPFTEADLKAIKKEMGKIIGRKLPLERIEVSRDEAERRIKAQNEPYKLEILERLVEPITLYTLGEQWWDLCAGPHVANTSELNPKAFELESVAGAYWRGDETKAQLQRIYGTAWETAEQLSEHRRRKEEALRRDHRRLGKDLDLFSIEDEAGAGLVFWHPRGARMRLLIEDFWKQAHFEGDYELLYTPHVADISLWKTSGHLDFYAESMFGPMEVDERQYQLKPMNCPFHVLTYASKLRSYRELPIRWAELGTVYRYERPGVMHGLMRVRGFTQDDAHVFCLPEQISDEILRILNLTERILSTFDFSNYEINLSTKPDKAIGDDAVWELATKGLIEALERKGWDYKIDEGGGAFYGPKIDLKIEDAIGRMWQCSTIQLDFNLPERFALDYIAADGSKQRPIMIHRAIFGSLERFFGIMTENYAGDFPFWLAPEQIRLLPVTDEVLGYAEELQTQLKAAGIRASIDRSGDRLGKLIRTGEQMKIPVLAVIGAKEAEQGAASLRSRRDGDLGVITKERLISTAQSANQERQASLSFAGSGRIGE is encoded by the coding sequence ATGGCGGGCCCTGAACAGGAAACGGTGAGCAGCGTCGCAGCAACCACTCCAGCCCCTACCGCGCCTGTGGTTCTGCCCAAGACCAGCGACAGCGAGAACCTGCTGAAGATTCGCCACTCGATGAGCCACGTGATGGCCATGGCGGTTCAGAAGCTGTTTCCCCAAGCCCAAGCGACCATTGGTCCCTGGACTGAAACAGGCTTTTATTACGACTTCGACAATCCAGAACCCTTCACGGAAGCCGATCTCAAGGCGATCAAAAAGGAGATGGGAAAAATCATCGGCCGCAAGCTCCCGTTAGAGCGCATTGAAGTCAGTCGCGATGAGGCAGAACGTCGCATCAAGGCCCAAAACGAACCCTACAAACTGGAAATTCTCGAGCGCCTGGTCGAGCCAATCACGCTTTACACCCTGGGGGAACAGTGGTGGGATCTCTGTGCTGGCCCGCATGTGGCCAACACGAGCGAACTGAATCCAAAAGCCTTTGAACTCGAAAGTGTGGCCGGTGCCTACTGGCGTGGTGACGAAACCAAGGCTCAGCTCCAACGTATTTACGGCACTGCATGGGAAACCGCCGAGCAACTGTCTGAGCACAGACGCCGCAAAGAAGAGGCACTCCGTCGGGATCACCGCCGCCTCGGCAAAGATCTCGATCTGTTCTCCATCGAAGACGAAGCGGGAGCCGGACTTGTGTTCTGGCATCCCCGGGGCGCACGCATGCGTCTGCTGATTGAAGACTTCTGGAAGCAAGCGCATTTCGAAGGGGATTACGAACTGCTGTACACGCCCCACGTCGCGGACATCAGCCTCTGGAAGACCTCAGGTCACCTCGACTTCTATGCGGAAAGCATGTTTGGCCCCATGGAGGTGGATGAGAGGCAGTACCAGCTCAAACCGATGAACTGTCCGTTCCACGTTTTGACCTACGCCAGCAAACTGCGCAGCTACCGGGAACTCCCAATCCGATGGGCGGAACTCGGAACTGTTTACCGCTATGAGCGACCTGGGGTGATGCATGGGCTCATGCGAGTGCGTGGCTTCACGCAAGACGATGCACACGTTTTCTGCCTACCAGAACAGATCAGTGATGAGATTTTGCGCATCCTCAATCTCACAGAAAGAATTCTGTCGACATTCGATTTCAGCAACTACGAGATCAACCTTTCCACCAAACCAGACAAAGCAATAGGCGATGACGCTGTCTGGGAACTCGCCACCAAAGGCCTGATCGAAGCACTTGAGCGCAAGGGCTGGGACTACAAAATCGATGAGGGTGGCGGAGCCTTTTACGGACCCAAAATCGACCTGAAAATCGAGGATGCGATTGGGCGGATGTGGCAGTGCTCCACCATTCAGCTCGATTTCAACCTGCCTGAGCGTTTCGCCCTTGACTACATCGCTGCTGATGGCAGCAAACAGCGCCCGATCATGATTCACCGGGCCATCTTCGGGTCACTGGAACGGTTTTTCGGAATCATGACAGAAAACTATGCGGGAGATTTCCCGTTTTGGCTCGCTCCAGAACAGATCCGGCTGCTTCCCGTCACCGATGAAGTTCTGGGTTACGCGGAAGAATTGCAAACCCAGCTCAAAGCAGCTGGAATTCGCGCCAGCATTGACCGCAGTGGAGACCGCCTCGGGAAGCTGATCCGTACGGGTGAGCAGATGAAAATCCCAGTGCTCGCTGTGATTGGAGCCAAAGAAGCTGAACAGGGCGCTGCCAGCCTGCGCAGCCGCCGCGATGGTGACCTGGGTGTGATCACCAAGGAGCGTTTGATCTCAACAGCACAATCGGCAAACCAAGAACGGCAGGCATCGCTCTCTTTTGCCGGCAGTGGGAGGATCGGGGAATGA
- the trpS gene encoding tryptophan--tRNA ligase, with amino-acid sequence MGRPRVLSGVQPTGALHLGNWLGAIRNWVDLQHDNDTFFCVVDLHAVTVPHQPDRLAEDTLSTAALYLACGLDPAQSTVFVQSHVKAHSELCWLLNCVTPLNWLERMIQFKEKAVKQGDNVSVGLLDYPVLMAADILLYDADLVPVGEDQKQHLELARDIAQQRINARFGSEDQPLLQVPKPLIMREGARVMSLTDGRNKMSKSDPNDNSRITLLDPPALITKKIKRAKTDPQMGLEFSNPDRPETDNLLGLYALLSGKDRTAAAAECAEMGWGTFKPLLAEAAVSALEPIQSRYNELMNDRAELENVLKQGRDRAEGVATATVDRVRKAMGFLAT; translated from the coding sequence ATGGGGCGGCCGAGGGTTCTCTCCGGCGTTCAACCAACAGGGGCTCTTCATTTGGGCAACTGGTTGGGCGCCATTCGCAATTGGGTGGATTTGCAGCACGACAACGACACATTCTTTTGTGTCGTGGATCTGCATGCCGTCACCGTTCCGCACCAACCGGATCGCTTAGCGGAGGACACCCTCAGCACGGCAGCCCTCTACCTGGCCTGCGGTCTTGATCCTGCTCAATCCACCGTCTTTGTCCAAAGCCATGTCAAAGCTCACAGCGAGCTGTGCTGGCTTCTGAACTGCGTCACGCCCCTCAACTGGCTTGAGCGCATGATTCAGTTCAAGGAAAAGGCCGTGAAGCAAGGCGACAACGTGTCGGTAGGCCTTCTTGACTACCCAGTGCTGATGGCCGCCGACATCCTTCTGTATGACGCAGACCTTGTGCCTGTTGGCGAAGATCAGAAACAACATTTGGAATTGGCGCGCGACATCGCCCAACAACGCATCAACGCGCGCTTCGGCTCAGAGGATCAACCGCTACTGCAGGTGCCCAAGCCCTTGATCATGCGCGAAGGGGCGAGGGTGATGAGCCTCACGGATGGCCGCAACAAGATGAGCAAAAGCGATCCAAACGACAACAGTCGGATCACCCTGCTTGATCCACCTGCCCTGATCACCAAAAAAATTAAACGTGCCAAAACGGACCCTCAAATGGGTCTTGAGTTCAGCAACCCTGATCGACCGGAAACCGACAACCTCCTAGGCCTCTACGCGCTGCTTAGTGGCAAAGACCGGACAGCCGCTGCCGCTGAATGTGCAGAGATGGGCTGGGGCACGTTCAAGCCCCTCCTGGCAGAGGCTGCCGTGAGTGCTCTTGAGCCGATCCAAAGCCGATACAACGAACTGATGAATGATCGCGCCGAGCTGGAGAACGTGCTGAAACAAGGCCGTGACCGGGCTGAAGGCGTGGCCACAGCCACCGTGGATCGCGTACGCAAAGCCATGGGCTTCCTGGCGACTTAA
- a CDS encoding DUF1824 family protein: MSDPAITALADLIRLRTAPALSARERKDLKSELIAAMQPFAWFTVGVMASSSTEAMRCLRDLELAMGWPAMRLEDETGIDSGVFLKANQSTGFIRIRDEAGLGEGFLISGHQSELAQVGSQSGPTWGPLPLDLFRD, translated from the coding sequence ATGAGCGATCCAGCCATCACAGCTCTGGCCGACCTCATTCGATTGCGCACGGCCCCAGCGCTCAGTGCGCGCGAGCGCAAGGATCTCAAAAGCGAACTCATCGCTGCGATGCAGCCTTTCGCCTGGTTCACGGTTGGCGTCATGGCCTCCTCGTCCACGGAAGCCATGCGTTGTCTTCGCGACCTCGAACTGGCGATGGGATGGCCTGCCATGCGGCTCGAAGACGAGACGGGCATTGACAGTGGCGTTTTTCTCAAAGCCAACCAATCCACCGGTTTCATTCGCATCCGAGATGAGGCGGGACTGGGAGAAGGCTTCTTGATCAGCGGACATCAAAGCGAGTTGGCACAAGTTGGTTCACAGTCAGGTCCGACCTGGGGGCCGCTGCCTCTGGACCTTTTTCGAGACTGA
- a CDS encoding cation diffusion facilitator family transporter, whose amino-acid sequence MARDRRHEVKRVLMVALTINVTMTLLKMVVGLASGSLAVIADAMHSATDALSSLTGLITNGLSDPKPDRDHPYGHHKYEGIGALAVAGFIFFTAIEILITSGERLTEGLPELRINATELLLLLLVLVFNLLLASYERHQGHRLNSQLLLADAHHTTSDIWTTVIVLVGLTGAWLLKISWLDVALAMPLAVLLIRVCWQVLRDNLPWLVDHIAIAPEAINEQALGVPGVLNCHDIASRGILGQQVFIDMHMVVDVDDLIAAHQITERVEERLESHFGPVRCTIHLEPRDYAEQVITFRGTHG is encoded by the coding sequence ATGGCCCGCGATCGTCGTCATGAGGTCAAACGGGTCTTAATGGTGGCCCTCACCATCAACGTGACCATGACGTTGCTCAAGATGGTGGTGGGTCTAGCGAGCGGATCACTCGCTGTCATCGCAGACGCGATGCACAGCGCGACCGATGCCCTTTCCAGCTTGACCGGACTGATCACAAACGGGCTCTCGGATCCGAAACCGGATCGTGATCATCCCTATGGCCATCACAAATACGAAGGAATTGGAGCTCTGGCAGTGGCCGGTTTCATCTTCTTCACGGCGATCGAAATCCTGATCACGTCCGGCGAACGTCTCACGGAGGGGTTGCCCGAGCTGCGGATCAATGCAACAGAGCTGTTGCTGCTCCTGCTCGTGCTCGTCTTCAACCTTCTGCTCGCAAGCTACGAGCGACATCAGGGACACCGATTAAACAGTCAATTGCTTTTAGCCGATGCCCACCACACCACGAGTGACATCTGGACCACTGTGATTGTGCTCGTGGGACTCACAGGAGCCTGGCTGCTCAAGATCAGCTGGCTCGACGTCGCCCTCGCCATGCCGCTTGCCGTGCTTCTGATCCGTGTCTGCTGGCAAGTTTTACGCGACAACCTCCCCTGGCTTGTGGATCACATAGCCATTGCACCCGAAGCCATCAACGAGCAGGCGTTGGGTGTCCCTGGAGTCCTGAATTGCCATGACATCGCCAGCAGAGGAATCCTGGGACAACAGGTTTTTATTGACATGCACATGGTGGTGGATGTCGATGACCTGATTGCGGCGCATCAAATCACGGAACGGGTCGAAGAGCGCCTGGAATCCCACTTCGGACCCGTTCGCTGCACCATTCATCTCGAACCTCGGGACTACGCCGAGCAAGTGATCACCTTTCGTGGAACCCACGGATAA
- a CDS encoding glycoside hydrolase family 104 protein, whose translation MLSSFNKLPLAVLPAVRQASGVGVLSVGLLLGLGHSLHAERSSERVEQAEEVASALQQDAKTDHKATPYSITPERRALLNTIRYAEGTWKDGKDLGYRTLYGGGQFEDLSKHPEKVVVKRYVSAAAGAYQFLPTTWQEVSGRLKLPSFSPEHQDQAALHLVKRRGALNEVDQKGLTAEAMNSLAPEWASFPTHSGRSAYGQPVKTHAELASFYSKNLQKLRQGA comes from the coding sequence TTGCTGAGCTCCTTCAACAAGCTGCCTCTTGCCGTCTTACCTGCTGTCCGCCAAGCGAGCGGTGTTGGTGTTCTCAGCGTGGGGTTGCTACTGGGTCTCGGACACAGCCTTCATGCTGAACGCTCCAGCGAAAGGGTTGAACAAGCAGAAGAAGTGGCATCAGCACTTCAACAGGACGCCAAGACGGATCACAAAGCCACTCCTTATTCGATTACACCGGAACGACGCGCCCTGCTCAACACCATTCGCTATGCGGAAGGGACCTGGAAGGACGGCAAAGACCTTGGCTATCGAACCCTCTATGGAGGTGGCCAGTTTGAGGATCTCTCCAAACATCCAGAGAAGGTGGTCGTGAAGCGTTACGTCAGCGCCGCTGCAGGGGCCTATCAGTTTTTGCCAACCACCTGGCAAGAGGTTTCAGGTCGTTTGAAACTGCCTAGTTTTTCTCCAGAACACCAAGACCAAGCGGCTCTTCATCTGGTCAAGAGACGAGGAGCCCTTAACGAAGTGGACCAGAAAGGCTTAACAGCTGAAGCCATGAATAGCCTCGCTCCTGAATGGGCTTCCTTTCCCACCCATTCGGGACGCAGTGCCTACGGTCAACCCGTCAAAACACACGCTGAGCTAGCAAGCTTCTATTCAAAAAATCTGCAGAAGCTTCGTCAAGGCGCCTAG
- a CDS encoding DUF2605 domain-containing protein produces the protein MNQDADALLESLLDSLLNDFNHWFKRGQELLTSCPDSVMTPDEREAMGVRIDEGLRAITATRALVNATPAAMAISMESMTPWHQLVIEVWGLAALVSEAKAKNSL, from the coding sequence ATGAATCAGGACGCGGATGCTCTGCTCGAATCCTTGTTGGACTCTTTGCTCAACGACTTCAACCACTGGTTCAAGCGTGGCCAGGAGCTTCTAACGTCATGCCCGGATTCCGTGATGACTCCGGATGAACGCGAAGCGATGGGGGTGCGCATTGATGAAGGGCTTCGGGCCATTACGGCCACCAGAGCCCTTGTGAATGCCACTCCGGCGGCGATGGCCATCTCGATGGAGTCGATGACGCCTTGGCATCAGCTCGTGATCGAGGTTTGGGGTCTCGCAGCCCTGGTTTCGGAGGCGAAGGCGAAGAACTCGCTCTAG
- a CDS encoding YcjF family protein, with amino-acid sequence MPVPSISTIKLIPSIAGKLALAGGTLALGSWLLSDIVHLPGGGAGFLVLGAGAWWLTRPSKPASFSEPSSIPGWIRRCELVLAQFSELELSLGLDGLRLPREQELDGLKAQQAPLSVGVVISEGATHPSTPELQAALQGANPLDLCIAKPLPVVADAWSWPQELEPLDVILYGLPLPLRAADLLRLEQLPTDRPAWLLIQDSVQDSREARQEALSCQLPKPWCDRLLFWSGESADLRRGLSPVRRHFAQPARSREITKQRLLTSLHRRWQAELEQLRRARFRSLLQRSQWIVAGVVIASPVPSVDLLGVAVVNGLMVKEMAQIWGCSWSSEVLQVVARQLGTAALGQGVVEWSGQALLGMAKLDGGTWLAAGLLQGLSAAYLTRVVGVSMADWMALNAGVAQPDLEELKRQAPLLVAKAAERERLDLQGFADQAKEWLKTQTVASA; translated from the coding sequence ATGCCGGTTCCATCAATCAGCACCATCAAGCTGATTCCATCCATCGCAGGGAAACTTGCTCTGGCTGGAGGGACCTTGGCCTTGGGTAGCTGGTTATTGAGCGACATCGTGCATCTTCCTGGAGGTGGCGCGGGATTTTTGGTGCTTGGTGCAGGCGCCTGGTGGCTGACCCGTCCTTCCAAACCTGCCTCTTTTTCAGAGCCTTCTTCCATCCCTGGCTGGATCCGTCGTTGTGAGTTGGTGCTCGCGCAGTTCAGTGAGCTTGAGTTGTCGCTGGGTCTTGATGGTCTGCGGTTACCACGAGAACAGGAGCTTGATGGCTTGAAAGCTCAGCAGGCTCCCCTGAGTGTGGGAGTGGTGATCAGTGAGGGAGCCACCCACCCGAGCACTCCAGAGCTCCAAGCTGCTTTGCAAGGGGCCAATCCACTTGACCTATGCATTGCCAAGCCCTTACCGGTGGTTGCCGACGCTTGGAGCTGGCCTCAGGAGCTTGAGCCGCTCGATGTGATTTTGTACGGACTTCCCCTGCCCCTCCGGGCAGCTGATCTTCTGCGCTTGGAACAGTTGCCCACCGATCGCCCGGCTTGGTTGCTTATCCAGGATTCTGTTCAGGACTCGCGCGAAGCACGACAGGAAGCCTTGTCCTGTCAGTTACCCAAGCCATGGTGCGATCGACTGTTGTTCTGGAGTGGAGAGTCCGCTGATTTACGGCGGGGCTTGTCCCCAGTTCGACGTCATTTCGCTCAGCCGGCTCGGAGCCGCGAGATCACCAAGCAACGGTTGTTGACCTCTCTTCATCGCCGTTGGCAAGCAGAGCTGGAGCAGTTGCGGCGTGCGCGATTCCGCTCCCTGCTTCAAAGGAGTCAATGGATTGTGGCTGGTGTTGTGATTGCCTCCCCTGTCCCGAGCGTTGATCTTCTTGGTGTGGCTGTGGTGAACGGCTTGATGGTGAAGGAAATGGCTCAAATTTGGGGCTGCTCTTGGAGCTCTGAGGTGTTGCAGGTCGTGGCGCGCCAATTGGGGACCGCCGCCCTTGGGCAAGGGGTTGTGGAGTGGAGTGGTCAAGCGCTGCTTGGCATGGCCAAATTGGACGGTGGTACCTGGTTGGCGGCGGGGCTGCTTCAAGGCCTCAGCGCTGCCTATCTCACAAGGGTTGTAGGGGTATCCATGGCTGATTGGATGGCTCTGAATGCCGGAGTTGCCCAGCCTGATCTGGAAGAGCTCAAACGTCAGGCCCCGTTGTTGGTGGCCAAGGCGGCTGAGCGGGAACGCTTGGATCTCCAGGGTTTCGCTGATCAGGCAAAGGAATGGCTGAAGACGCAGACAGTTGCCAGCGCATGA